One Melospiza melodia melodia isolate bMelMel2 chromosome 1, bMelMel2.pri, whole genome shotgun sequence genomic window carries:
- the CSPG5 gene encoding chondroitin sulfate proteoglycan 5 produces the protein MAPRAPRAPRALALLLAIGALGSAWPPQNSSAGEGRAWEGSLESSAPKWDLASGDPPGAPSNSTSAGGAAAGAQLEPPGGGTATTEPSAAPDGCPGCGAEGEASAAPPRAVTWPGAGGAVPVAPGSPEEPGSGDRPTPGGSGGLPAAPPSPAGPRLATGPAEAESELLLAAGGSAAPRTPVLGRPGAAGGDSGGAPELWAAASSPAPAQGARGWTDLTWLREPVTAATGPPEPPADRAGSDIIDVDYYDLFEGGEGLGALPGAGRGAAGSARRREPEGAATPWALHELYDDFTPFDDADFYPTTSFYADGDDEDELEDEEEEEEDGGLEDENGYRAPASAAPGPQEPRPTGHRAAAAPPPPGPAGGSPTAWPRPGERGPPDNGSECRSGYVRHNSSCRSLCDLVPSYCHNGGQCYLVESHGAFCRCNTQDYTWHKGTRCESIVTDFQVMCVAVGSAALVVLLLFMLTVFFAKKLYLLKTENSKLRKTKYRTPSELHNDNFSLSTIAEGSHPNDDPSAPHKLQDSLKSCLKDEEPFNIHNSTSPKHEGGKGEPEAGELNCLQNNLT, from the exons AtggccccccgcgccccccgcgccccccgcgccctggccctgctgctggcgaTCGGCGCCCTCG GATCCGCGTGGCCCCCCCAGAACTCCAGCGCTGGCGAGGGGAGAGCCTGGGAGGGCTCGTTGGAGAGCAGCGCCCCGAAATGGGACCTGGCGAGCGGAGACCCGCCGGGGGCACCCAGCAACAGCACGAGCGCCGGGGGGGCGGCGGCAGGAGCGCAGCTAGAGCCCCCCGGGGGCGGCACGGCCACCACGGAGCCCTCGGCCGCGCCCGACGGGTGCCCGGGCTGCGGCGCCGAGGGCGAGGCCAGCGCCGCGCCCCCCCGAGCCGTCACctggcccggggccgggggcgcggtGCCGGTGGCGCCGGGCAGCCCCGAGGAGCCGGGCAGCGGTGACCGCCCCAcgccggggggctccggggggctcccggccgcgccgccgagccccgccgggccccgcctCGCCACCGGCCCGGCCGAGGCCGAGTccgagctgctgctggcggccgGGGGCTCGGCCGCGCCGCGCACCCCCGTGCTGGGCCGGCCCGGCGCCGCCGGGGGGGACTCGGGGGGCGCCCCCGAGCTCTGGGCCGCCGCCtccagcccggccccggcgcaGGGCGCCCGCGGCTGGACCGACCTGACGTGGCTGCGGGAGCCGGTCACGGCCGCCACCGGCCCGCCCGAGCCCCCGGCCGACCGCGCGGGCTCCGACATCATCGACGTCGATTACTACGACCTGTTCGAGGGGGGCGAGGGACTGGGGGCCCTCCCCGGGGCCGGCCGGGGCGCGGCGGGCTCGGCGCGGCGCCGGGAGCCCGAGGGGGCGGCCACGCCCTGGGCCCTGCACGAGCTCTACGACGACTTCACGCCCTTCGACGACGCCGATTTCTACCCCACCACCTCCTTCTACGCCGACGGGGACGACGAGGACGAgctggaggacgaggaggaggaggaggaagacggCGGGCTGGAGGACGAGAACGGCTACAGAGCGCCCGCCTCGGCCGCGCCCGGCCCGCAGGAGCCCCGGCCCACCGGgcaccgcgccgccgccgccccgccgccgcccgggccgGCCGGgggcagccccacagcctggccgCGGCCCGGGGAGCGGGGCCCGCCCGACAACGGCTCCGAGTGCCGGAGCGGCTACGTGCGGCACAACAGCTCCTGCCGCTCCCTCTGCGACCTCGTGCCCAGCTACTGCCACAACGGCGGCCAGTGCTACCTGGTGGAGAGCCACGGGGCCTTCTGCCG GTGCAACACGCAGGACTACACGTGGCACAAGGGCACTCGCTGCGAGTCCATCGTCACCGACTTCCAGGTGATGTGCGTGGCCGTGGGCTCGGCCGCGCTCGTGGTGCTGCTGCTCTTCATGCTCACCGTGTTCTTCGCCAAGAAGCTCTACCTGCTCAAGACGGAGAACAGCAAGCTGCGCAAGACCAA ATACCGCACCCCGTCCGAGCTGCACAACGACAACTTCTCCCTGTCCACCATCGCCGAGGGCTCCCACCCAAAC GACGACCCCAGCGCTccccacaagctgcaggactcgCTGAAATCCTGCCTGAAGGACGAGGAGCCGTTCAACATCCACAACTCGACGTCGCCCAAGCACGAGGGCGGCAAGGGCGAGCCGGAGGCAGGCGAGCTGAACTGCCTCCAGAACAACCTGACGTGa
- the ELP6 gene encoding elongator complex protein 6 produces MFAELNELLGASPERPDAGKFTLLRDTRTDGSFLVHHFLSFYLRAGCKVCFVALLQSFSHYSIVAQKLGVSLAAAKERGQLVFLEGLKSCLDLLFGEEEQPGQPSPLQFLSGGSCDLRALFDFVRVSLSATAGDSWKGPVLLVDDLSVLLSLGAAPVAVLDFIHYCRVCVCCQLKGNVVVLVHSNEDSEDEENELVVNSLCHHSDLILWAEGLATGFCKDVHGQIKIIKRLSLRQAEQDLVQVYQYKIQDRNVTFFARGLSAAVL; encoded by the exons ATGTTCGCGGAGCTGAACGAGCTGCTCGGGGCCTCTCCGGAGCGCCCGGACGCG gGTAAATTCACCCTGCTGCGAGACACCCGGACAGATGGCAGCTTCCTGGTGCACCACTTCCTCTCCTTCTACCTCAGAG CTGGCTGCAAGGTTTGCTTTGTGGCCCTGCTGCAGTCCTTCAGCCACTACAGCATCGTGGCACAGAAGCTG GGAGTCAGTCTGGCAGCTGCCAAGGAGCGGGGACAGCTTGTCTTCCTGGAGGGCCTCAAGTCCTGCCTTGACCTCCTGTTTGGGGAGGAGGAGCAGCCAGGACAGCCCAGTCCTCTGCAGTTTCTGAG CGGGGGCAGCTGTGACCTGCGAGCCCTGTTTGACTTTGTGCGGGTGTCCCTGAGCGCCACCGCCGGCGATTCCTGGAAGGGCCCCGTGCTGCTGGTGGATGACCTCAGCGTCCTGCTGAGCCTGGGGGCTGCCCCGGTGGCCGTGCTGGACTTCATCCACTActgccgtgtgtgtgtgtgctgccagctgaag GGGAACGTGGTGGTGCTGGTTCACAGCAACGAGGATTCGGAGGATGAGGAGAATGAGCTGGTTGTGAactccctgtgccaccacagcgaCCTCATcctgtgggcagaggggctggcCACCGGCTTCTGCAAGGATGTTCACGGGCAG ATCAAGATAATCAAGAGATTGTCCTTGCGGCAGGCGGAGCAGGATCTGGTCCAGGTCTACCAGTACAAGATCCAGGACAGGAACGTCACCTTCTTTGCACGGGGGCTGTCGGCTGCagtgctgtga